Below is a window of Agrobacterium vitis DNA.
CTGGCAATCATTCCGGTGGTGATCGTCACCTGGCTTTACGGCAACAAGGGAACGGCGGAACTGCTGGTGCTCAGCCAGGTCATCTTGTCTATGCAATTGCCCTTTGCCGTCGTGCCGCTGGTGCAATTCGTCAGCGACAAGCGCAAGATGGGGTCGTTCGTCATCTCCCGCTGGACGGCGGCCTTGGCCTGGGTGATTGCCGCGATCATCATCGCGCTCAATCTCAAACTGCTTTGGGATGTCTTCAGCGGGGCTGTGTAAGCGCCAGTACGGCAAAGCTTGCAAGCCAATGCTCGCCCATATGTCAGCATGTCACATGGGCGAGTGCGGCTTCGATATCGAACATCCTCTGCGGCATGGTCATCAATCTTCCTGCTCCGCGATCAGCAAGTCACCCCAATCGGCCCGGCGTGCCGCCTTGAACAGAGCGCCATCACGGCGGCTGAGAGTGGTTTCCGCTGCCGTTCCATCGCCTTGGCACAGTTTCAGCTTCACCATGCCGCTGGCCAGCCTGGGCGGCAACAGCACCCGCGCTCCAGATAGGGTCACAGGCTGGCGCGAGGCGGCGATGAAAATGTATTTCTCGTCTTCCCACGGCACTTCGCCCTGTTTCACCTGCCGATGCAGGCGAGAACGGGCGACGCGCCTTGAAAAGTGGCACCAGTCCGGGCTGGTGATCGGACAGAGCTGCTGGTGAGGGCAGGGTGCAAGCAGATGGGCGCCCGCATCGAGAAGTGCCTGCCGTGCCGTGACGATCCGCTGCCAGCCTGCCGGCGTGCCGGGCTCGACAATGATGATCGTGCCGCCGGTCAAGGCCCAGAGCTTTGCCGTCATGCTTGCCACCGCATCGATAGGCAATTCATCGAGCACATAGGCAAGTGTCACCAGATCGGCAGGAGCCATAGGCGGCAGGGTCTTGGTGAGATCGCCCGCCTGCCAGTCGCAGGCAAAGGGCAGCGCCAGCGACAGGCTTTTGCCGATGGCGCGAATGGCGGGGCTGGCCTCGATCAGCGTCGCCTGTTGCAATTGCGGCCAGCAATCGGCGGCGGCCCAGAGGGCGGTGCCGGGGCCGGAGCCAAAATCGCTCAAGGTTCTGGGCGCAAAATCCGCCTGCACTTCGGCCACCATCTCCATTGCCGCCCTGACGGCGGCGAAGGTGGCGGGCAGGCGGGCGGCCAAATAGGCGTGGGCGGCGAGATCATCGCTGATATGCAACTGCCCGTCGCGCACTTCCTTACGGTAGCGCTGCGACAGGCGCTCGGCAGCCTTCATCAGCGGTGCCAGCGGCTGGTTTTCCAGCAGG
It encodes the following:
- a CDS encoding small ribosomal subunit Rsm22 family protein translates to MELPSPLKSAVERLLENQPLAPLMKAAERLSQRYRKEVRDGQLHISDDLAAHAYLAARLPATFAAVRAAMEMVAEVQADFAPRTLSDFGSGPGTALWAAADCWPQLQQATLIEASPAIRAIGKSLSLALPFACDWQAGDLTKTLPPMAPADLVTLAYVLDELPIDAVASMTAKLWALTGGTIIIVEPGTPAGWQRIVTARQALLDAGAHLLAPCPHQQLCPITSPDWCHFSRRVARSRLHRQVKQGEVPWEDEKYIFIAASRQPVTLSGARVLLPPRLASGMVKLKLCQGDGTAAETTLSRRDGALFKAARRADWGDLLIAEQED